The Intestinibaculum porci DNA window TATGTGGCTGGAGAACAGCCAAAGATGCGCAATCTGGTCAAACTCAATACCAATGAAAACCCTTATGGTCCAGGGGAGAAAGTTAAAGCTGCGATTCGTGACTTCGATAGCGAGGTCTTAAATTTGTATCCGAATCCTGATGCGGAAACCTTACGTCATCAGTTAGCGATGTATCATGGTTTAGCGGATGATCAGGTGTACTTAGGCAATGGCTCAGACGCCGTTTTAGCGATTATTTTCTTGACTTGCTTTAACAGTTCGAAGAAACTCCTGTTCCCGGATATTACATATTCTTTCTATCCGGTTTATTGTGAGCTTTATGGCATTGATTATGAAACGATCCCATTAAAAGATGATTTCACTATTGATATCAAGGATTATATGAAAGATAACGGCGGGATTATTTTCCCTAATCCCAATGCCCCAACCGGCGCTGCCTTAAGCAAAGCGCAAATTGAGGAAATTCTCAAACACAATCAAAATAGTGTTGTCGTGATCGATGAAGCGTATGTCGATTTCGGCGCTGAAAGTGTGATGCGTCTCATTGATACGTATGAAAACTTACTTGTTGTCCATACCTTCTCAAAATTCCGCTCATTAGCGGGAATCCGTTTAGGCGCGGCCTTTGGACAAAAAGAACTGATTTCTCATCTTTATGATGTGAAGAACTCTTTTAACTCATATCCGATTGATGCTTTAGCCCAAAAGATCGGAGAAGCGAGTATTCAGGATAGTGCGCATATTAAAGCGAATGCTCAGAAGGTTATCGCAACGCGTGAAAAGACCTGTGAAGCGCTCAAAGCCTTAGGCTTTACTATGCCAGAAAGCAGCGCGAACTTTATTTTTGTTACTCATGAATCGGTAAGAGCTGACGTGCTTTTTAAAGCCTTACGTGAGCGCCATATTATTGTCCGTTATTTCAATAAACCGCGCATTGATAACTATTTACGTATTACCATCGGAACCCCTGAGCAGATGGAAGTCCTCATTGAGGCCTTAAAAGAGATTTTAAGTAAGCAAGCTGAAGGATAATTTCCTCAGCTTTTTTATGTGAAAACACATAATTTCACATTTCGATTTGTAGAGGATGACTTTAAGAGAGTTTATGCTATAATACACGTATAGTGGGAGGAGGCACGTTTTTATGATCAATTATGAAGTGATTCTAGTAACCGGTATGTCAGGAGCTGGTAAGACCACAGCGATGGCTGTCTTTGAAAATATGGGCTATTACTGTATTGATAATTATCCTGTCGCAATCCTGGATGCATTCTCAGATATGTTAAGAGAAGCATCATTTGACTATACGAAAATTGCCATGGCCGTGCGTCTCAATGACGCCATGGAAGCTATTCGCATTCTCTCAAACTTAGACTGTGCGAAACTGACAGTCGTTTTCCTTGACTGTGATAATGAAAAGATTTTAAAACGTTATAAACAGACCAGACGTTCCCATCCGATGATGATCGCTCATCAGGCGTCAACTTTGACCGAATCGATCCAGTTAGAGCGCCGGGATTTTGACAGTGTCAAATCGCAGGCGCATCGGATTATCGATACGACATTATTAAAAGCTAAAGGCTTGCAGGATGTTTTGGAATCCGCTTTTAATAAAGGCGATAAAGAAGTTTTCCGCGTCAGCTTTGTCTCTTTTGGATACAAATATGGCGTCCCTAAAGATGCGGATCTGATTTTGGATGTGCGTTTCCTTCCTAATCCGTTTTACGTTGAAGAGCTGCGGCCATTAACCGGGAACGATCCAGAAGTTTATAACTATGTGATGGATAAACCTGCGACCAAGATCTTTGTGGAGAAGACGACCAAATATTTTGAATATTTACTTAAAGAATATGAAAATGAAGGTAAGATGCAGGTCATTGTCGGCATCGGCTGTACTGGCGGGCAGCACCGCTCAGTCACTTTAACGAATTACTTTGCATCTTACTTCAGTCAGTATTATCAGGTGTACAAGTGGCATCGTGATGCTGACCATTAAGGGGGTTCACTATGCTTTCTTTTGCCCGAAAAGTTAAAGAAGAAATTGTTTTCAATGACTTTGATGTCGCCAGCTCCAAAGCGCTGCTTTGTGCGCTCATCAAAGTCAGCGGGACGCTGCATTTAGGCGGCGGCATGTCCTTAACGATTCGCTCAGAAAATGCGAAGATTGCCAGCAAGATGCATAAAATGTTAAAGGAAATCTATCAGCCGCAGTTAGAGTTTCGCGTTTCGAAAAAGATGAAGCTCAATAAAAACAATATCTATATTCTCAAAGTCTCAAAAGCGAAAGAGATCTTAGATGACTTAGAGCTGATGGATGGCTTTGGCTTTCATGTTATTCCCAGCAGCCGCATCATCTATGATGATGAAACCAGGCGTGCTTATTTAGCCGGCATCTTTCTCGCGAGCGGTTCGGTGAATAATCCGGATACTTCGAATTATCATTTAGAGATGAGTGTCATCGATGAAGACCACGCCAATTATATTGCCAGTTTGATGAATGGCTTTCATCTCAATGCGAAAGTGATTCAGCGCCGTAATAAATATGTGATTTA harbors:
- the hisC gene encoding histidinol-phosphate transaminase; amino-acid sequence: MSWRDHLRQVEPYVAGEQPKMRNLVKLNTNENPYGPGEKVKAAIRDFDSEVLNLYPNPDAETLRHQLAMYHGLADDQVYLGNGSDAVLAIIFLTCFNSSKKLLFPDITYSFYPVYCELYGIDYETIPLKDDFTIDIKDYMKDNGGIIFPNPNAPTGAALSKAQIEEILKHNQNSVVVIDEAYVDFGAESVMRLIDTYENLLVVHTFSKFRSLAGIRLGAAFGQKELISHLYDVKNSFNSYPIDALAQKIGEASIQDSAHIKANAQKVIATREKTCEALKALGFTMPESSANFIFVTHESVRADVLFKALRERHIIVRYFNKPRIDNYLRITIGTPEQMEVLIEALKEILSKQAEG
- the rapZ gene encoding RNase adapter RapZ; this translates as MINYEVILVTGMSGAGKTTAMAVFENMGYYCIDNYPVAILDAFSDMLREASFDYTKIAMAVRLNDAMEAIRILSNLDCAKLTVVFLDCDNEKILKRYKQTRRSHPMMIAHQASTLTESIQLERRDFDSVKSQAHRIIDTTLLKAKGLQDVLESAFNKGDKEVFRVSFVSFGYKYGVPKDADLILDVRFLPNPFYVEELRPLTGNDPEVYNYVMDKPATKIFVEKTTKYFEYLLKEYENEGKMQVIVGIGCTGGQHRSVTLTNYFASYFSQYYQVYKWHRDADH
- the whiA gene encoding DNA-binding protein WhiA: MLSFARKVKEEIVFNDFDVASSKALLCALIKVSGTLHLGGGMSLTIRSENAKIASKMHKMLKEIYQPQLEFRVSKKMKLNKNNIYILKVSKAKEILDDLELMDGFGFHVIPSSRIIYDDETRRAYLAGIFLASGSVNNPDTSNYHLEMSVIDEDHANYIASLMNGFHLNAKVIQRRNKYVIYLKSAEKIGDFLRAIGASASVMDFEMTRIDRSMANTVNRWNNCDIANEMKAMSAAEKQIEDIAYVIDKAGLEVLDEKTAQVAEIRLENPELSLSELAEVYLVKTGKTISKSGLHHRFKKIKEEAQRLRQMEES